In Populus alba chromosome 1, ASM523922v2, whole genome shotgun sequence, a single window of DNA contains:
- the LOC118039190 gene encoding uncharacterized protein produces the protein MTKISNCDSVRVQYRRIMEVEPPSPLRYIIGAAIMMIGVVLPVGYMMFRNKRGPSSSSTYSKQT, from the exons ATGACG AAAATCTCAAATTGTGATTCGGTGCGGGTGCAGTACAGGAGAATCATGGAGGTAGAGCCGCCGAGTCCGTTAAGGTACATAATCGGCGCAGCAATAATGATGATCGGAGTGGTGTTACCCGTCGGTTACATGATGTTTCGTAACAAGCGGggtccttcttcttcttccacttaCTCCAAACAGACGTAG
- the LOC118039128 gene encoding formyltetrahydrofolate deformylase 1, mitochondrial: protein MNLTQRRVLQVFGLGRSSSIRSFKAIDSSSITHGIHVFQCPDAVGIVAKLSDCIASRGGNILGADVFVPENKNVFYSRSEFIFDPVKWPRLQMDEDFLRISKMFDASRSVVRVPKLDPKFKIAVLASKQEHCLIDLLHSWQGGRLPVDITRVISNHDRFPNTHVVRFLERNSIPYHYLCTSKENKREDEILDLVQNTDFLVLARYMQLLSGKFLQRYRKDIINIHHGLLPSFKGGHPSRQAFDAGVKLIGATSHFVTEELDAGPIIEQMVERVSHRDNIQSFVQKSENLEKQCLAKAIKSYCELRVLPNEENRTVVF, encoded by the exons ATGAATCTGACACAAAGAAGAGTCCTTCAAGTATTTGGACTTGGAAGAAGCAGCAGCATCAGGTCCTTCAAGGCCATCGATTCCTCCTCTATTACCCACGGCATCCACGTTTTCCAATGCCCT GACGCTGTTGGTATTGTTGCGAAGCTATCAGATTGTATTGCTTCCAGAGGTGGAAACATTCTCGGTGCTGATGTTTTCGTCCCTGAAAACAAGAATGTCTTCTATTCTAGAAG TGAGTTTATTTTTGACCCTGTTAAATGGCCACGGTTGCAAATGGATGAGGACTTTCTCAGGATTTCAAAAATGTTTGATGCATCAAGGTCCGTTGTCCGGGTGCCTAAGCTAGACCCCAAATTCAAGATTGCTGTTCTTGCTTCAAAGCAG GAACACTGCCTGATTGATTTGTTACACTCATGGCAAGGTGGAAGACTTCCGGTTGATATAACTCGTGTAATCAG TAATCATGATAGATTCCCAAACACGCATGTGGTTCGATTTCTTGAAAGGAATAGTATTCCTTATCATTATTTGTGCACCAgcaaagagaataaaagagaaGACGAGATCTTGGATTTGGTTCAGAATACTGATTTTTTAGTTCTTGCCAGGTATATGCAG TTATTATCTGGTAAGTTTTTGCAGAGATATAGGAAAGATATAATTAACATTCACCATGGCCTTTTGCCATCATTTAAGGGTGGGCATCCATCAAGGCAG GCATTTGATGCGGGTGTGAAATTAATTGGTGCGACAAGTCACTTTGTTACTGAAGAACTTGATGCAGGGCCTATCATTGAGCAGATG GTTGAGAGGGTTTCCCATAGAGATAATATACAGAGTTTTGTGCAAAAATCAGAGAACCTTGAGAAACAATGCCTTGCAAAAGCTATAAAATCATACTGCGAATTGCGTGTTTTGCCTAATGAGGAAAACAGAACTGTTGTATTCTGA
- the LOC118039127 gene encoding VAN3-binding protein, whose translation MESGLYSSFKSSSLLDYLEEDQEMKPASSLPAIPQPQTPREPMEFLSRSWSLSASEISKALAQKQKQFFAEKNPYTFAEIIVAPQASGKVVNSKSPRTGSLGKWFHHKEFSSREVRKKDKARTENAHMHSAVSIAGLAAALAAVTAAGNSSGSSSKMNMALASATELLASHCIELAESAGADHDRMASVVRSAVDIQSPGDLMTLTAAAATALRGEAALKARLPKEARRNAAISPYDRGVANTPHWTSLNGPLEEPGPPCVGELLQQTKKGALRWKHVTVYIKNSQVLIKIKSKHVGGALSKKHKGVVYGVCDETTAWRYIKEREGTEEVYFGIKTAQGLHEFKCKNKVHKQRWVDDIKNLLQQVSYVEVTDRSLKCLSINDGA comes from the exons ATGGAAAGTGGGCtttattcttcttttaaaaGTAGTTCTTTGCTAGATTATTTAGAGGAGGATCAAGAGATGAAACCAGCATCTTCACTGCCAGCAATCCCTCAACCACAGACACCAAGAGAGCCTATGGAGTTCTTGTCTAGATCCTGGAGTCTCTCTGCTTCAGAAATTTCAAAAGCCCTAGCTCAGAAGCAGAAACAATTTTTCGCTGAAAAGAATCCCTACACATTTGCAGAGATAATTGTGGCACCACAAGCA TCAGGGAAGGTGGTAAACTCTAAAAGTCCAAGGACTGGATCATTAGGAAAATGGTTCCACCACAAGGAATTCAGTAGTCGTGAAGTGAGGAAGAAAGACAAAGCACGCACCGAAAATGCTCATATGCATTCTGCTGTATCTATAGCCGGACTAGCTGCAGCCTTGGCTGCGGTGACCGCTGCAGGAAATTCTAGTGGCTCCAGCTCCAAAATGAACATGGCTTTGGCCTCAGCTACAGAACTCCTCGCATCACATTGCATAGAATTAGCAGAATCAGCTGGAGCTGATCATGATCGTATGGCTTCTGTTGTGAGATCAGCAGTAGATATTCAAAGTCCAGGTGACCTAATGACCCTTACTGCAGCAGCAGCGACAG CTTTGAGAGGAGAAGCAGCTTTAAAAGCAAGATTACCAAAAGAAGCAAGAAGGAATGCTGCTATAAGTCCTTATGATAGGGGGGTGGCAAACACTCCTCACTGGACTTCTTTAAATGGTCCATTAGAAGAACCGGGTCCTCCCTGTGTTGGTGAACTGTTGCAACAAACAAAGAAAG GGGCGTTGCGATGGAAACATGTCACCGTGTACATCAAGAACTCCCAG GTCCTAATTAAGATCAAAAGCAAACACGTTGGAGGAGCCTTGTCCAAGAAGCACAAAG GTGTTGTTTATGGAGTTTGTGATGAGACAACAGCATGGCgttatataaaagaaagagaaggcaCTGAAGAAGTGTATTTCGGCATTAAAACAGCACAAGGTCTCCATGAGTTCAAGTGTAAAAACAAAGTTCATAAGCAGAGGTGggttgatgatataaaaaatcttctGCAACAAGTAAGTTATGTGGAAGTAACTGACCGCTCACTGAAATGCTTAAGCATAAACGATGGCGCATAG